From one Gammaproteobacteria bacterium genomic stretch:
- a CDS encoding cupin domain-containing protein, with protein sequence MTKHCMTFLALALLALAFNVASSGPLDDSAKPKLETLMRAELARVAGTEVILSRVTVPPKTSLPKHWHPGEEFAYILEGSASLWLEGEVQTTFGPGEVLSVPLKKVHTAITGEEGAVILVFRVHESGQPERVLVE encoded by the coding sequence ATGACCAAGCATTGCATGACATTCCTCGCGCTTGCGTTGCTCGCGCTGGCGTTCAATGTCGCCTCATCCGGGCCACTTGATGATTCGGCAAAGCCGAAGCTGGAAACCCTGATGCGTGCCGAGCTGGCGCGTGTGGCTGGCACCGAGGTCATCCTCAGTCGCGTCACAGTGCCGCCGAAGACGTCCTTGCCCAAGCACTGGCATCCGGGCGAGGAGTTCGCCTACATCCTTGAAGGCTCCGCATCACTCTGGCTGGAGGGCGAGGTACAGACCACCTTCGGTCCCGGCGAGGTGCTGAGCGTGCCGCTGAAGAAAGTGCATACCGCGATCACGGGCGAGGAAGGTGCCGTCATCCTGGTGTTCCGCGTTCACGAAAGTGGTCAGCCGGAGCGCGTGCTGGTCGAGTGA